From Flavobacteriales bacterium, the proteins below share one genomic window:
- the tyrS gene encoding tyrosine--tRNA ligase: protein MKNFVEELRWRGLIHDMIPGAEEEMLKEAQKAYIGFDPTADSLHVGSLVPIMILVHLQEAGHQPIALVGGATGMIGDPSGKSAERNLLSEADIQKNVEGIKNQLESFLKFEGVENPALMVNNYDWFKDFNILDFLRDVGKHLTINYMMAKESVKKRVETGLSFTEFSYQLIQGYDFFHLNKEYGCRFQLGGSDQWGNIVTGTEFIRRMGGTPSFAITSPLLTKSDGTKFGKSEGGNVWLDPKRTSPYKFYQFWLNADDDDAKRYIKIFTLKGQEEIEKLIAQHDEAPHNRLLQKTIGENITIRVHGKEAYEKAIESAAILFGKNTQDQLKTLDEQSIRDVFEGVPQFDVAYGELENPVEITELLATYTQIASSKGDARRSLKGNAISVNKVKINDSFEVSKEDLIQDRYLIVQKGKKNYYLVSFEK, encoded by the coding sequence ATGAAAAACTTTGTAGAAGAACTTCGCTGGCGTGGACTGATCCACGATATGATTCCAGGAGCTGAGGAAGAAATGCTTAAAGAAGCACAAAAAGCCTATATTGGTTTTGATCCTACTGCTGATTCTCTTCATGTGGGATCTCTTGTTCCGATCATGATATTGGTGCATCTTCAAGAGGCAGGACATCAACCTATTGCTTTGGTTGGGGGCGCTACAGGAATGATTGGAGATCCAAGTGGTAAATCGGCAGAGCGAAATTTACTCTCAGAAGCGGATATCCAGAAGAATGTGGAAGGAATTAAAAATCAATTAGAATCTTTCCTAAAATTTGAAGGAGTAGAAAACCCTGCTTTGATGGTCAATAACTATGATTGGTTTAAGGACTTTAATATTTTGGATTTCCTAAGAGATGTTGGAAAACACCTCACAATCAATTATATGATGGCAAAAGAATCAGTAAAAAAGCGTGTGGAAACAGGGCTTTCTTTTACAGAATTTTCTTACCAACTGATACAAGGTTATGATTTTTTTCACCTCAACAAAGAATACGGTTGTCGTTTTCAACTAGGAGGATCTGACCAATGGGGAAATATTGTAACAGGAACAGAGTTTATCCGTAGAATGGGTGGTACGCCTTCTTTTGCTATTACTTCGCCACTTCTTACCAAGTCTGATGGAACAAAATTTGGAAAATCTGAAGGTGGAAATGTATGGTTAGACCCCAAAAGAACTTCACCTTATAAATTCTACCAGTTTTGGCTTAATGCCGATGATGATGATGCCAAGCGTTATATCAAAATATTTACCCTAAAAGGGCAGGAGGAAATAGAAAAACTCATTGCTCAGCACGATGAAGCCCCACATAATCGCTTACTCCAAAAAACTATTGGAGAGAATATTACTATCCGTGTTCATGGTAAAGAAGCTTATGAAAAAGCTATAGAATCTGCGGCTATTTTGTTCGGGAAAAACACCCAAGATCAGCTAAAAACTTTGGACGAACAATCTATTAGAGATGTTTTTGAAGGAGTACCACAGTTTGATGTAGCCTACGGGGAACTAGAAAATCCAGTAGAAATTACCGAACTTTTAGCAACATATACCCAAATTGCTTCCTCAAAAGGGGATGCCCGAAGAAGCCTAAAAGGAAATGCTATTTCGGTAAACAAAGTAAAAATAAACGACAGTTTTGAAGTCTCTAAAGAAGATTTAATCCAAGACCGTTACCTCATTGTCCAAAAAGGAAAAAAGAACTATTATTTAGTTTCTTTTGAGAAATAA